The following coding sequences lie in one Oryctolagus cuniculus chromosome 7, mOryCun1.1, whole genome shotgun sequence genomic window:
- the B3GALT6 gene encoding beta-1,3-galactosyltransferase 6 encodes MKLPRRAWRRRAALGLGALALGGAALLFLARCSPEGPGAAPGRGPAPAAAPAPVATAFLAVLVASAPRATERRSAVRSTWLAARRGGPGDVWARFAVGTRGLGAEELLALEREQARHGDLLLLPALRDAYENLAAKVLAMLAWLDEHVAFEFVLKADDDSFARLDALLAELRARDPARRRRLYWGFFSGRGRVKPGGRWREADWQLCDYYLPYALGGGYVLSADLVHYLRLSREYLRAWRSEDVSLGAWLAPVDVQREHDPRFDTEYRSRGCNNQYLVTHKQSAADMLDKHRTLARHGRLCRREVQLRLSYVYDWSAPPSQCCQRREGVP; translated from the coding sequence ATGAAGCTGCCGCGGCGCGCGTGGCGGCGGCGCGCGGCGCTGGGCCTGGGCGCGCTGGCGCTGGGCGGCGCAGCGCTGCTGTTCCTGGCGCGCTGCTCCCCCGAGGGCCCGGGGGCGGCGCCGGGCCGCGGCCCAGCACCTGCCGCCGCGCCCGCGCCCGTGGCCACCGCCTTCCTGGCCGTGCTGGTGGCCAGCGCGCCCCGCGCCACCGAGCGCCGCAGCGCCGTGCGCAGCACGTGGCTggcggcgcggcgcgggggcCCCGGCGACGTGTGGGCGCGCTTCGCTGTGGGCACGCGCGGGCTGGGCGCCGAGGAGCTGCTTGCGCTGGAGCGCGAGCAGGCGCGACACGgggacctgctgctgctgccggcgcTGCGCGACGCCTACGAGAACCTGGCCGCCAAGGTGCTGGCCATGCTGGCCTGGCTGGACGAGCACGTGGCCTTCGAGTTCGTGCTCAAGGCGGACGACGACTCGTTCGCGCGGCTGGACGCGCTGTTGGCCGAGCTGCGCGCCCGCGAccccgcgcgccgccgccgcctctaCTGGGGCTTCTTCTCGGGGCGCGGGCGCGTGAAGCCGGGGGGCCGCTGGCGCGAGGCCGACTGGCAGCTGTGCGACTACTACCTGCCCTACGCGCTGGGCGGCGGCTACGTGCTCTCGGCTGACCTGGTGCACTACCTGCGCCTGAGCCGCGAGTACCTGCGCGCCTGGCGCAGCGAGGACGTGTCCCTGGGCGCGTGGCTGGCGCCCGTGGACGTGCAGCGCGAGCACGACCCGCGCTTCGACACCGAGTACCGGTCGCGCGGCTGCAACAACCAGTACCTGGTGACGCACAAGCAGAGCGCGGCGGACATGCTGGACAAGCACCGCACGCTGGCGCGCCACGGCCGCCTGTGCCGCCGCGAAGTGCAGCTGCGCCTGTCCTACGTGTACGACTGGTCGGCGCCGCCGTCGCAGTGCTGCCAGCGCCGGGAGGGCGTGCCCTAG